GCGCGGCCAGCCTCGGCCTGTCCTCTATCAAGCGAGTTGAACGCGCCTCGGATCACTTCGCCCGCGAAGGCACCGAACACCATGCCAAGCGCGATAACACCGGCTGCAAAGGGGCTGAAATTAGTGCCGCCGCCGTCAGGGTTCCACCAGCGTAGCGCCGAATTCAAAAGCAAACCAACGCCGTTATAGACCACAAACAGGGTTAGGATTTCCGGCAACCCGCGCATGACGGTTGTGTAGCCGAACCCGAAAAAGCGCAGAGTTCGCAACTGCGACAGCGAACAAAACGCCGCAAGAAATCCAAGGGCGAGCCCGACGGGCAGCGTTACGATGGCAAGTTGCGCCGTAATCGCCAGCCCGCGCAGAATTTCATCCCCCCAGCCGGCATCGCCGTATGCAAAGAGCTCATACATGGCGTGGCCTTGTGGTTGGGGGGACAAATTGCATCATTTCATCGTATAGACGTCGATTTCGAAATACTTGTTGTTGATTTCAAGATAGGTTCCATCAGCACGCATTTCTGCAAGCGCATTGTTCAGGTTCTCGCGCAATTCGTCATCTTCCTGACGCACGGCCATGCCAACGCCGTCGCCGACAAAGGCAGGATCGGTGATCGGTTCGCCTCCCAACTCACAGCATGCGCCGTCTTCGGATTTTGTGGTCCAATCCAGCATCGGCAGCATGTCACCGACTTGCAGATCAATACGACCGCTTGCCATGTCCAAATTTACTTCGTCCTGCGTAGGATAAAGGCGGACTTCGGCGTCAGGATAGGTTGCCTCGGCAAAGTCGGCCTGCGTTGTTCCCGACTGCGCGCCAATGATCAGGCCCGAAAGAGATTCATTGGTGAATTCGATGATATCGCTGCCCATTGGGACAACATGCGTCATCGCAGCAAGATAGTAAGGGTCAGTGAAATCAACCTGCTGTTTGCGTTCTTCGGTGATGAACATCGACGCAACGATCACATCATATTTGTTTGCCAGCAGGCCGGGGATGATACCGTCCCAGTCTTGGGCTACAACATCACATTCTACATCCATGCGTTTGCACAATTCCAAGGCAATATCGATGTCGAAACCGGCGATTGTCCCATCAGATTCGATGTAATTGAACGGAGGGTACGCGCCCTCGGTTCCGATTGTCACAGTTTCTGCGGTGGCTTGCACTGCAAAGGCTGCCGTGAGGGCCGCCGTCGCGATCATTGTCGTCAGTTTGGTTTTCATTTTGGTCTTCTCCCGTTGAGTTTGGTTTTCGTTACTTCATTATTTGGGTGACAGGGTCGCCCACATGGCCTGTGATGCGCCCGAACAATTCAGCGATTTGGTTCAGCCGGTCCCCTGTATCGGGGCCAAGCTCCATGAATACGCCGTTGATCAGAAGGTTGCCCAGACTCGCCATAAGGGCGGTGGAATCCCAGAACTGGTTAACTTGCGTCGGCACGGCAAACACCTCATCGGCGACCCCATTTCCCCAGTCACAATAGACGTCAGTGATCAGCGTGACAGGTATGCCCGCGCCATGTGCTTCTTGCGCCAGCACCTTGGCCTGCCGCGAATATCTGCGGGCCTCGAAGATGACCAGGCAAGCGGCGGTGTCCGACGCCAGCAATTCAGAAAAATTCCCTCCGGCAAGGTCCATCAACGTCACGCTATCGCGCAGATATTGCAGTTGGTTTGCGAAATATTGGGCGATGCCCCGTTCGGTTTGAAACCCGGTGATAAAAATCCGTTCCGTCTTGGCCAGACGTTTTACCACACGCTGCCAGTTCTTTGTTGTCGCCAATTCGTAGACAGACACCAAAGCAGCAATTTCCATCTCCATCCCGCGCGCAAGATGGGACTCATTGTTTTCCGAGTTTTTGCGAAGCTCGTTCAGACGTTCACTCATGAGCCAAGGATGGTCCCCGATGTGACCTTTCAAATGTTCCTTAAGGTTCCTGAAGCTCTCGTAGCCGATCGATCGGCAAAAGCGACCTACGGTGGCTTCGCTCACCTTCACTTTCGCTGCGATACTTGCGGCCGTTTCAAAAGGAAGTTCCGTCAGGGAGCCACTCATGTAGCTGGCAATCGCCTTGTCCGCTTTACTGCCATTCCTCATGGAATTGGAGAGAAGGGTCTCTATTGGCAGGGGCAATTGTGAACTCCGAAACGGCTTAGGGATTCGCCGTACATTGAAAGTTTTATTCCAAATTGTCAAATCTCAAATATTTCTGTCATTTTGACTGCAGAACCATGCGATACTGAAATATTATGAGCCAGTAACAGGGGCGGCGGTTGTTTTAAATGACACACTATCGCGCACAGTGTTGCATACGGGCGCAGTATTCTTGACTGGCAACAATGTGGGTTCAATTCAAAATCACCTCACTGCCCCACCGGACCGCAAGCTGCCGGGTACCCAATGGCGTCGCAGGGCCTGGAAGCCAATTCTTCGATTTCGGAGTGAAGTCCGCTCTGATCAGGTGAAACCAGACCTTGGTATTGCTTGACCGAACGGCCGCAAAGTCCCGCACAGCGGACCTCTATCCAAACCGCAGCGAACTACCGCTTTCCGCCCGATCTTACTTCGGCTGTAGTCTTTTAACGCCCAAACACACACTTCAGTAGACTTGTTGGTACGCCCTACCGTAGTGTCGCTGTGAGGAGCATGACATGCGGCAGCTGCGTGATGATACACATCTGATACTGGACGGCGAGGTGCGTGTGTATCGACGTGAGCGCAGCAAGCGCTGGCAGGCAGCCTTTGTGATTGACGGGCACACCATCCGCATCAGTACCGGAAAGCACGATCTTGCTGAGGCCAAGGAGTATGCCCGCGAGACTTTTCTTGAATACAAGTTCCGCCACAAGAACGACCTGCCTGTAGTCACCAAGAAGTTCTCTGATGTTGCCACGCTGGCCATTGCGGATATGCGCAAGCAGCTGGATGCGGGCTTAGGGCGCAAAGTGTTTGCAGACTACATCGTGTGTATTGAGCGTTACCTCATCCCGTTCTTCGGTGCACAGTATGTGACCACCATTGATTACGAGAAGGTGCAGCAGTTCTACGAGTGGCGGCGGGCAAAGATGGGCCGTGAGCCAAAGGCCTCAACGCTAAACACACATAACTCAGCCATGAACCGTGTGTTTGAAGAAGCAGTGGCGCGGGGCTTTATCGCGCACAAGAATGTGCCACTGCTGGTCAACCGTGGTGAGAAGAGCGAACGCCGTCCTGACTTTACCCGTGAGGAGTACGCTACACTTATCCGCAAGCTGCCCAGCTGGATTGATACTGGCAAAGCAGGCAAACCCACAGACATGCGGCACCTTATGCGGGACTACGTGTTGATCATGGCCAATACAGGCATGCGCCATGGCACAGAGGCGCTGAACCTACGCTGGAAGCATGTGACGCTGTTTGAAGAAAAGGATCTGCAGTATTTGGAGATGAGCGTCACAGGCAAAACTGGGCGGCGTGACATCATCTGCCGATCAGGCACAATCAATTACCTCAAGCGAATACACGAGAGATCTGAAGACATACGGCATATCCCGTTTGAAGACCTGCTCAAGCAGCGTATCGATCTGCCGGTGTTCAGATTGCCTGATGGAACAGTGAGCAAGAACATCCACCAGACGTTCCGCAAGTTCCTAACAGACACAGGACTAATCACATGTCCACGCACAGGGCAGAACAGAACGCTGTATAGTCTACGTCACACCTACGCGACATTCGCCCTACTCAACGATGGAATGGATATACATGCCCTCGCTGTGCAGATGGGCACAAGCATTGGCATGATTGAGCGGCATTACAGTCACCTCACGCCAAGGCTCAAAAAGGACATGCTCACGGGCAAGCGGTACGAGTTATCGCGGGATGAGTTTGAAGGGCAGAGTGAGGAATACTAATGAGGATCAACGTAAACGGCGGGAGGGAGACCGCTTTTTCGTTAAGTTTAGCTCCCGCAACAAAGACGTTAGAATTTGCGAACCTTTGCCGCCTTTTTAACAGAGCAATTTTCGGAATTTGCTACTTAGATCTCTAACTTTTGTTTGTCAAAAATGAGCCAAATCAGGCTTAGAACAGCACTGACGGCAACCACGTCGCCAACGCTGGAAGCATCCAGATCAGGATCACACCAACAGCCTGTATGCCGATAAACGGCACAACGCCTGCGTATATGTGGCCTGTCGTAACCTCTTTAGGCGCGGCCCCGCGCAGGTAGAACAAGGAGAACCCAAAGGGAGGCGTGAGGAAACTGGTTTGCAGGTTGATCGCGATCAACACACCGAGCCAGATCGGATCATGACCGAGCAGAATGAGTGTCGGCGTAACCAGAGGCAGAACGATGACCGAGATTTCCACGAAATCCAGAAAGAACCCCAGAAAGAAGATGAAGATCATGCAAAAGACAAGCGCGCCTGTTGCGCCGCCCGGCATGTTGCTGAGGATGCCAGCGACGCGCTCTTCCCCGCCAAGGCCGATGAAGACGAGACTAAAAACCCCCGCGGCAAGGATTGTCGCGAAGATCATCGATGTCATGGTGAGAGTTGAGCTGATCGCGTCATGCACAACCTTTTCTTTGACGGCCGCGCGCAGAGCAAAAATCACCGCAAGCGTGCCAGCAATGGCCAACCCCGCGTAAACAAGGCCCAAGGCAAAGGTGCCGTTGCTCAGATCGTCACGTTGAAACCGAACAGGGAAGGCGCCCGCAAGGATGCCGAGCGTGATGAGAGCCGCCGTGCCCAGAAGGATAAGCTTCGGGTTTATGCCCATCTTGTGGCCAGTCATCAATAGCGCACCGACGGCACCAACAGAGGCGGCTTCTGTCGGGGTGGCTATACCGCCCAGAATGGCCCCCAAGACTGCAAAGATCAGCAAAACAGGCGGCACCACAGCGCGAATAACTTCGGCGCGATCGGGCTTTGCCAAGTCTGTCGGTGCTGGTGGCATGTCCTGTGGTCTGATCCAGCCACGCAATAATATGTATATCAGATAGAGGCTGACCAGCAAAAAGCCGGGAATAATAGCTGCGGCAAAAAACTGACCAACAGACAAGGCTTCGACTGAGAATTTGCCTTGCTCATATTGGGCCTGCTGGAAAGAATTTGACATAACGTCAGCCAAAATAATCAATAATGTCGAGGGTGGAATGATCTGCCCCAAGGTGCCCGCAGTGCAAACGATACCTGAGGCGACGCGCGGGTCATATCCAGCGCGCAACATGGTTGGGAGAGCGATCATACCCATCGCAACGACTGTGGCTCCGACGATGCCTGTTGAAGCGGCCAGAAGCGCGCCCACTAACACGACAGAAATTCCGAGCCCGCCGCGAAGCTGGCCAAAAAGCCGGCCCATCGTGTCAAGCAATTCTTCCGCGATGCGACTTTTCTCAAGGATGGCTCCCATAAGCACAAACAGCGGAATGGCAATCAGCACGTTATTAGACAGGAGCCCGAACACACGCTGGCCCATAGCGCCTAGTAGGGTGACGTCCATATGGCCGGTATACCAACCGATATAAGCGAAAATTATACCAACACCGGCGATAGAAAATGACACCGGAAAGCCCAAAAGTATCGCACCCATCAGGGCCGCAAACATGATGATATCCAGATATTCGGTCATGGCTTTGGCCTATGCAATATGAGCCGTATCAACAGCGACACAGACTGAAGCATCACGAGGATGCAGAAGGTCGGGATCAGCGATTTCATCAAGAACACGGCTTCAATGCCGCCAACTGACAACGGGCCTTCGAGGATTTTCCAGGAGTTGCGAACCGAAGGCCACGACCAGTAAAGCAGCGCACTCATAGATGGTAAAAGAAAGAAGAGATGACCGAAAGTATCAATGCGTCTCTGGGTCTCTGGGCTGGCCTTGGCGAAAAACACATCAACACGCACATGCTGGTCGACCAGCAAAGTATAGCCTGCACCCAGCATGAAGAGGGTCGCATGCATATAAAGCACGCTTTCCTGAAGGGCTATCGAGTTCAAACCAAACGCATAACGCCCGACGACGATAGCGAATTGCATCAGCACCATGAAGAGGGCGAACCAACGCACAAGCCCTGCTACTCTTATGTTGAACGCGTCAATCCCGTTTGCCAGCTTTTCCATCTGCCCCTCCCGAAGCGAAGTGATGCCTGCGCGAAAATGCTCCGCGCAGGCCGCTCGTTTCAGTAGCCCATGACAGCGGCGCGCGCGTTCATCTGGCCGTTGTCGGCATAGACCATGTAGCTGCCCACAGAGTCGCGGTAGGCCACAAAGCTTTCCGCGATACGCTTAACCAGCTCGTCGTCGTCTTGACGTAACTCGTCGATAACTTCGGCGGCGGCTTTGCCCATGGCGGTAATCACGTCCTCAGGGAACATTTTCACTTGAACGCCTTCGTCGGCAACGAGCTTCTTCAACGCCAACGCGTGTTTGGTCGTGTATTCCGTCCAAACAGGGTTGTAGAGGCTCTCGCAAGCTAGGCTGACAACCTGTTTCAGATCATCTGGAAGCTCTGCATAAGCTTCTGCGTTGACGCCACATTCCTCGGCTGACGAAGGCTCGCCGACACCAGGCCAGTAGTAGTTCTTGGCGACTTGATGATAGCCAAGCGCGCTATCTGTCCATGGGCCAATGAACTCACCCGCATCCAGCGCACCGGTTTGAAGAGCTTGGAACATCGCCGGCCCTGACATGGCCTCTGCGGCCATCCCCAGTTTCGCCGCCATTTCCGAGGCAAGCCCCGTGGTGCGGAACTTCAGACCTTTGAGGTCTTCGGCTGAGTTGATGTCATTGCGGAACCAGCCGCCCCACTGTGGGCCAGAGTTGCCGCACAGGAAGGGTTTGATGCCGAAGCGGCCATACATTTCGTCATATAGGGCTTGGCCACCACCGTGATAGAGCCAGCCGAACTGCTCGTCTGCGCGCAGGCCAAAAGGCTGTGAACCAAAAAGCAAAATACCTTTAGACTTGCTACCCCAGTAAGCGGGAACGGCATGGTAAAGCTCGGCCGTGCCTTCGCTGACGGCGTCAAATACGCCGCGTCCCGGGACAAGCTCACCTGCGGGGAAAAGCTTTACTTCGATACGGCCACCAGACAGCGTGGTGATGCGATCAGCCAGCGTTTGTGCAGCCACACCAGGCCCAGGCAGGTTTTTCGGCCATGCAGTCACCATTTTCCACTGGCGCTTGTCTTGGGCAATCGCAGGTGAGGCCAAAGCAGCGGCGGCTGTGCCGACACCCACCGATGCTAGAAATTTACGTCTGTCCATTTTTGTTCTCCTAGTTGTTGTTTGTTAGAGTTGGTTTTCCTTCAAGACCGTCTTCCGCGGTCCCTGATGCGCTTGGAATGCGCATTTCGAACGTCTCGCTGATGCGAGCGTAGTCGTAGTAGCCCATGCGGGCGATGGGCTGAATCTTAGGGATATCGATCTTGCCAGTGGGCAAAATAACATCATCTGCGACATGAATCCGCATGACTTGGCCGTAGATCACATCAATCGTTCCAACAGGACTGTTGCCCGGTAAACGATGGGTCGAAATATATTTGCACTCAAAGTGACAGGGGCTTTCGGCCACTCGAGCGCCGGGGGCATCAACACATGAAGCCTTGGTAATGCCTGCATGCTCAAACTCGTCTTCGTCTGGGTCAAGCGCCATAGCCGAGATGTTTACCGCATCACGGAGATCATAAGTCGCCATATTCCAAACGAACCAGCCGGTCTCTTCGGCGTTCAAAACCGTATCCTTGCGGCGCCCATCAGGGTATTGGTTGGCTGCAAACATCACCATCGGTGGATCAAACGTCAGGTTTTGCCACTGGCTGTAGGGAGCCAGATTGTGCACGCCTTCCTTACTGACAGTGGAAAGCCAGCCGATCGGCCGCGGTACCGTGCAGGCCTTGAACGGCGAGAAGGGCAGCGGGCAATCTTCCGATGCGGGCGCGTAGTGCATGGGTCAGTTCCCCAAGATGCGCGGCAGGCGCAGGCCATTGGCCTTTGCGCATTCGATCGCCTCTTCATACCCGGCATCCGCATGACGCCAGACGCCTGAAGCGGGGTCATTCCACAGAACGCGCTCGATCCGTTTGGCGGCCTCTGGTGTTCCATCCGCACAGATCACAACGCCAGAATGCTGGCTAAATCCCATACCAACGCCACCGCCGTGATGGATTGAAACCCATGTTGCGCCGCTGGCCGTGTTGACCAGCGCGTTTAGCAGCGGCCAGTCACTTACAGCATCCGAGCCGTCTTTCATGGCTTCGGTCTCGCGGTTGGGCGAAGCAACAGAACCACTGTCGAGATGGTCACGGCCAATGACAACAGGAGCCTTTAACTCGCCACTGGCGACCATTTCGTTGAAGGCAAGGCCCGCCCTGTGACGATCGCCGAGCCCGATCCAGCAGATACGCGCAGGCAGCCCTTGAAAGGCGATGCGTTCCTGGGCCATGTCGAGCCAGTTGTGCAGATGGGTGTTCTCTGGGAAGAGTTCTTTCATCTTCGCATCAGTCTTGTAAATGTCTTCAGGGTCTCCCGACAGCGCTGCCCAGCGGAACGGGCCGATGCCACGGCAGAACAACGGACGGATATAGGCAGGCACAAAACCGGGGAAGGCAAAGGCATTCTCTAGCCCTTCTTCCAGTGCGACTTGTCGAATGTTGTTTCCGTAATCCAGTGTCGGCACACCAGCGTTCCAGAAATCAACCATCGCCGCCACATGGGTCTTCATTGAGGCGCGGGCCGCATTTTCGACCGCTTTGGGATCACTTTCCTGTTTGTCTTTCCACTCCGCCATGCTCCAGCCCTGCGGCAGGTAGCCATGCAGCGGATCGTGTGCGCTGGTCTGGTCAGTCACCATGTCAGGGCGAATGCCGCGCTTGTAGAGTTCGGGGAAGACATCGGCAGCATTGCCGAGCAATCCGACCGATTTCGCTTCGCCTGCCGCTGTCCATTTTTCGATCATGGCGAGCGCTTCGTCCAACGTATCGGCACGTTCATCAACGTATTTTGTGCGCAGGCGAAAATCTATGCTCTCTGGATTACACTCCACCGCGAGGCAACACGCACCGGCCATCACGGCCGCAAGTGGCTGCGCGCCGCCCATGCCGCCGAGGCCTCCAGTGAGAATCCATTTTCCTTTTAGATCACCATCATAGTGCTGGCGCCCTGCTTCGACGAAGGTCTCATATGTGCCTTGAACGATACCTTGCGAGCCGATGTAGATCCATGACCCAGCGGTCATCTGACCGTACATCGCAAGACCTTTTTTATCGAGTTCGTTAAAGTGATCCCAAGTGGCCCAATGGGGTACAAGGTTGGAGTTGGCAATAAGAACGCGCGGGGCGTCCGTGTGGGTTTTGACGATGGCAATAGGTTTGCCCGATTGCACGACCAATGTCTCGTCATCTTCAAGGTCTTTGAGGCTCGCAACGATGGTATCGAAATCTTGCCAAGTACGCGCGGCACGGCCGATGCCGCCATAAACGACTAGCTCGTGCGGGTTCTCGGCCACATCCGGGTGCAGGTTATTCATCAGCATCCGCAGGGGCGCTTCGGTCATCCAACTTTTTGCGTTCAGGTTTGGTCCGGTGGGTGGGTAGATATCACGGATGTTCTTACGTGGGTCGCTCATGTGGGTCTCCAGACGGACAGTGTTTCTAAGATCGATTTGAGGGTAACGCGGAGATTCTCCGCGCGTTCGTCGACATAAGCCCAAGGGGCGCTCTCGATCATGTATGTCGATTGAGCCAGCTCCATCTGAATGGCGTGAAAGCCCTCAGATGGCTTGCCGTAATGGCGCGTTGTCCAGCCGCCTTTGAAGCGGCCATTGTTAATTAGCGTGTATTCGGCTGCCTTGAAGCAGATAGAGGTGACGGCCTCTTCTAGTGCGGGAGCGCAGGTCGTCCCAAGGTTTGTGCCGATGTTGAAGTCCGGCAGCGTGCCGTCGAAAAGGTACGCGATCTGTGAGCGGATGGAGTGGCAGTCGTAAAGGATTGCAAAGCCGTGAATGGCTTTAATGCGGTCCAGTTCAGCCTCCAAGGCGGCGTGATAGGGCGCGTGGAAGGCCACTCGGCGGCGCTCGATTTCGACCGCGTCCGGTTCTTGTCCTTCAAGGTAAATGCTCTGCCCGTCAAAATCTGTCAGCGGACAGAGGCCAGTTGTGTTCTGGCCAGGGTAAAGGCTTGCGCCACTCGGGTCGCGGTTGACGTCGATCACATAACGATGGATCGGGGTGCGTACGGTTGTAACACCCTCTAACAACCCGTCATAAAGGTTGTGAATGTGCCAGTCCGTATCGGCCATAGCACGGCCTGTTTCGTTCATCCGCGCAAGGCAATCGGTGGGAATGTTTGTGCCCGTATGGGGCAAGCCCAGAACCAGCGGGCTTGTGCCGCGAGAGGTCTCAATCTGCATCAAATTGCCCCCCAAACATACGTTTGTGCAGCGGGTTGATGCCAATTCCATAGGACAGCTCGGCAGGTGACGTTACATCCCAGATCGCTAAGTCAGCCCGTTGGCCGGCAGCAAGTGTTCCACGGTCAGAAAACCCAAGCGCGCGGGCGGCGCTGCGGGTTGTTCCTGCCAAGGCTTCAGCGGGTGTCAGGCGAAACAGCGTGCATGCCATGTTCATCGCTAGGAGGACAGAGCCAAGCGGCGATGAACCTGGGTTCCAGTCGGTTGCGACGGCCATGTGCACGCCGTGCTTTCGAAAGGCTGCGATCGGTGGCGCTTGCTCTTCGCGGATCGCATAGAAAGCCCCGGGCAGGATCACCGCAACACTGCCGGAGCGCGCCAATGCTTCCGCGTCGGCGTCGCTGGCATATTCGACATGGTCTGCCGACAAGGCGTCAAACTCCGCCGCAAGGGCGGTGCCGCCAATATTGCTCAACTGTTCGGCATGCAGCTTTACAGGCAAGCCGAGCGCGCGCGCCGCTTCAAAAACACGGCGCATTTGGGCGGTGTCAAAGGCGATGCCTTCACAGAACCCGTCTACCACATCAACCAATCCCTCGGCGTGAGCCGTTTTGAGGGTCGGAATGCAAATGTCATCAATATAGCTGTCGGCATCAGCACCTGCGGGCACCGCATGAGCACCCAAAAAACTGGTGCTAACATTGATCGGACGGGCGCTCGCGACAGCGCGTGCAACACGTAGCATTTTTAGCTCGGTGTCATGATCCAGCCCGTAACCGGACTTGATCTCGATGGTGGCAACACCTTCGGAAATCAGCGCGTCTGCTCGACGCAAGGTGGCTTCAAGAAGGTCTTCCTCGCTGGTCTCACGCGTTGCCTTTACGGTGGAAACGATACCGCCTCCCGCGCGAGCAACTTCTTCGTAGCTCGCGCCTTCAAGGCGCATTTCGA
This genomic window from Lentibacter algarum contains:
- a CDS encoding ABC transporter permease encodes the protein MYELFAYGDAGWGDEILRGLAITAQLAIVTLPVGLALGFLAAFCSLSQLRTLRFFGFGYTTVMRGLPEILTLFVVYNGVGLLLNSALRWWNPDGGGTNFSPFAAGVIALGMVFGAFAGEVIRGAFNSLDRGQAEAGRAIGMSQRKIFFRIQLPQLWRFALPGLGNLWINMLKDTALVSVIALDDLMRMTKVAVGVTKQPFTFYLVACLIYWVLCLLSEVVLARMEKRANRGVRRA
- the hutU gene encoding urocanate hydratase: MSDPRKNIRDIYPPTGPNLNAKSWMTEAPLRMLMNNLHPDVAENPHELVVYGGIGRAARTWQDFDTIVASLKDLEDDETLVVQSGKPIAIVKTHTDAPRVLIANSNLVPHWATWDHFNELDKKGLAMYGQMTAGSWIYIGSQGIVQGTYETFVEAGRQHYDGDLKGKWILTGGLGGMGGAQPLAAVMAGACCLAVECNPESIDFRLRTKYVDERADTLDEALAMIEKWTAAGEAKSVGLLGNAADVFPELYKRGIRPDMVTDQTSAHDPLHGYLPQGWSMAEWKDKQESDPKAVENAARASMKTHVAAMVDFWNAGVPTLDYGNNIRQVALEEGLENAFAFPGFVPAYIRPLFCRGIGPFRWAALSGDPEDIYKTDAKMKELFPENTHLHNWLDMAQERIAFQGLPARICWIGLGDRHRAGLAFNEMVASGELKAPVVIGRDHLDSGSVASPNRETEAMKDGSDAVSDWPLLNALVNTASGATWVSIHHGGGVGMGFSQHSGVVICADGTPEAAKRIERVLWNDPASGVWRHADAGYEEAIECAKANGLRLPRILGN
- a CDS encoding MurR/RpiR family transcriptional regulator gives rise to the protein MPLPIETLLSNSMRNGSKADKAIASYMSGSLTELPFETAASIAAKVKVSEATVGRFCRSIGYESFRNLKEHLKGHIGDHPWLMSERLNELRKNSENNESHLARGMEMEIAALVSVYELATTKNWQRVVKRLAKTERIFITGFQTERGIAQYFANQLQYLRDSVTLMDLAGGNFSELLASDTAACLVIFEARRYSRQAKVLAQEAHGAGIPVTLITDVYCDWGNGVADEVFAVPTQVNQFWDSTALMASLGNLLINGVFMELGPDTGDRLNQIAELFGRITGHVGDPVTQIMK
- a CDS encoding TRAP transporter small permease subunit, whose protein sequence is MEKLANGIDAFNIRVAGLVRWFALFMVLMQFAIVVGRYAFGLNSIALQESVLYMHATLFMLGAGYTLLVDQHVRVDVFFAKASPETQRRIDTFGHLFFLLPSMSALLYWSWPSVRNSWKILEGPLSVGGIEAVFLMKSLIPTFCILVMLQSVSLLIRLILHRPKP
- a CDS encoding TRAP transporter substrate-binding protein, which codes for MDRRKFLASVGVGTAAAALASPAIAQDKRQWKMVTAWPKNLPGPGVAAQTLADRITTLSGGRIEVKLFPAGELVPGRGVFDAVSEGTAELYHAVPAYWGSKSKGILLFGSQPFGLRADEQFGWLYHGGGQALYDEMYGRFGIKPFLCGNSGPQWGGWFRNDINSAEDLKGLKFRTTGLASEMAAKLGMAAEAMSGPAMFQALQTGALDAGEFIGPWTDSALGYHQVAKNYYWPGVGEPSSAEECGVNAEAYAELPDDLKQVVSLACESLYNPVWTEYTTKHALALKKLVADEGVQVKMFPEDVITAMGKAAAEVIDELRQDDDELVKRIAESFVAYRDSVGSYMVYADNGQMNARAAVMGY
- a CDS encoding flavin reductase family protein — its product is MHYAPASEDCPLPFSPFKACTVPRPIGWLSTVSKEGVHNLAPYSQWQNLTFDPPMVMFAANQYPDGRRKDTVLNAEETGWFVWNMATYDLRDAVNISAMALDPDEDEFEHAGITKASCVDAPGARVAESPCHFECKYISTHRLPGNSPVGTIDVIYGQVMRIHVADDVILPTGKIDIPKIQPIARMGYYDYARISETFEMRIPSASGTAEDGLEGKPTLTNNN
- the hutG gene encoding N-formylglutamate deformylase — encoded protein: MQIETSRGTSPLVLGLPHTGTNIPTDCLARMNETGRAMADTDWHIHNLYDGLLEGVTTVRTPIHRYVIDVNRDPSGASLYPGQNTTGLCPLTDFDGQSIYLEGQEPDAVEIERRRVAFHAPYHAALEAELDRIKAIHGFAILYDCHSIRSQIAYLFDGTLPDFNIGTNLGTTCAPALEEAVTSICFKAAEYTLINNGRFKGGWTTRHYGKPSEGFHAIQMELAQSTYMIESAPWAYVDERAENLRVTLKSILETLSVWRPT
- a CDS encoding ABC transporter substrate-binding protein — its product is MKTKLTTMIATAALTAAFAVQATAETVTIGTEGAYPPFNYIESDGTIAGFDIDIALELCKRMDVECDVVAQDWDGIIPGLLANKYDVIVASMFITEERKQQVDFTDPYYLAAMTHVVPMGSDIIEFTNESLSGLIIGAQSGTTQADFAEATYPDAEVRLYPTQDEVNLDMASGRIDLQVGDMLPMLDWTTKSEDGACCELGGEPITDPAFVGDGVGMAVRQEDDELRENLNNALAEMRADGTYLEINNKYFEIDVYTMK
- a CDS encoding tyrosine-type recombinase/integrase — encoded protein: MRQLRDDTHLILDGEVRVYRRERSKRWQAAFVIDGHTIRISTGKHDLAEAKEYARETFLEYKFRHKNDLPVVTKKFSDVATLAIADMRKQLDAGLGRKVFADYIVCIERYLIPFFGAQYVTTIDYEKVQQFYEWRRAKMGREPKASTLNTHNSAMNRVFEEAVARGFIAHKNVPLLVNRGEKSERRPDFTREEYATLIRKLPSWIDTGKAGKPTDMRHLMRDYVLIMANTGMRHGTEALNLRWKHVTLFEEKDLQYLEMSVTGKTGRRDIICRSGTINYLKRIHERSEDIRHIPFEDLLKQRIDLPVFRLPDGTVSKNIHQTFRKFLTDTGLITCPRTGQNRTLYSLRHTYATFALLNDGMDIHALAVQMGTSIGMIERHYSHLTPRLKKDMLTGKRYELSRDEFEGQSEEY
- a CDS encoding TRAP transporter large permease subunit, encoding MTEYLDIIMFAALMGAILLGFPVSFSIAGVGIIFAYIGWYTGHMDVTLLGAMGQRVFGLLSNNVLIAIPLFVLMGAILEKSRIAEELLDTMGRLFGQLRGGLGISVVLVGALLAASTGIVGATVVAMGMIALPTMLRAGYDPRVASGIVCTAGTLGQIIPPSTLLIILADVMSNSFQQAQYEQGKFSVEALSVGQFFAAAIIPGFLLVSLYLIYILLRGWIRPQDMPPAPTDLAKPDRAEVIRAVVPPVLLIFAVLGAILGGIATPTEAASVGAVGALLMTGHKMGINPKLILLGTAALITLGILAGAFPVRFQRDDLSNGTFALGLVYAGLAIAGTLAVIFALRAAVKEKVVHDAISSTLTMTSMIFATILAAGVFSLVFIGLGGEERVAGILSNMPGGATGALVFCMIFIFFLGFFLDFVEISVIVLPLVTPTLILLGHDPIWLGVLIAINLQTSFLTPPFGFSLFYLRGAAPKEVTTGHIYAGVVPFIGIQAVGVILIWMLPALATWLPSVLF
- the hutI gene encoding imidazolonepropionase gives rise to the protein MVDTASGYGLIKDAGIALEQGQIRWVGQIHDCPAEIAKLPTHDCGGRLVTPALIDCHTHIVHGGNRAQEFEMRLEGASYEEVARAGGGIVSTVKATRETSEEDLLEATLRRADALISEGVATIEIKSGYGLDHDTELKMLRVARAVASARPINVSTSFLGAHAVPAGADADSYIDDICIPTLKTAHAEGLVDVVDGFCEGIAFDTAQMRRVFEAARALGLPVKLHAEQLSNIGGTALAAEFDALSADHVEYASDADAEALARSGSVAVILPGAFYAIREEQAPPIAAFRKHGVHMAVATDWNPGSSPLGSVLLAMNMACTLFRLTPAEALAGTTRSAARALGFSDRGTLAAGQRADLAIWDVTSPAELSYGIGINPLHKRMFGGQFDAD